The genomic window TCCATAAATAATCATACAACCTACTTGTAATTCAGGATTTAAAGCATGAGCAAATTGAACTGCTTTGGCACTAGCTACAAATTGATTATGCCAAGCTTGAGCTACGTTTTTATAATCTTTTGCACCATTTGATTTAACTAAACCTTGACTCAATGCTGGTACATGACTTGCAGAGTTAATCTCATTAAACGTCATCCAATATTTTACTTTAGTGTGATATCTTGATAAAACAACTTCTGCATATCGTTCATAAAAATTAATCAATTGACGGTTTTTCCAACCACCATATTTTTTAACTAAGTTAAGTGGCATTTCGTAATGAGAAATAGTGACAACTGGTTCTATCCCATGTTTTAAACATTCATCAATTAATTGATCATAGAATTTTAATCCTGCTTCATTTGGTTCTAACTCATCACCTTGAGGGAAAATACGAGACCACGCAATTGAAAAACGATAACATTTAAATCCCATTTCGCCAAACAATGCGATATCTTCTTTAAATCGATCATAATGCTCAATCCCTCGATGGTTAGGGTAAATTCTAGTGTCATCTAGTTCCCAATTAAAGTTTTCACTTGTTAATATTTCAAATCTGTCTTTACCACCAGGCATTAAATCTGCTACTGATAACCCTTTACCATCTCTATCATAGGCACCTTCTAATTGATTGGCAGCTGTCGCGCCACCCCATAAAAAATTTTTTGGAAATTTACTCATATTAACCTCTCCTATCTATTTTTTTTAATATTAATAATAATTCATCACCAAATTCGATGTTTCCATCTGTTTTAGTGTCAATAACATCTGCATAATCTGTTGTATTTGTCACAATAATCATTGTTACGGTTTCAAAACCACTTTCTTTTATCTTTTCAATATCAAATGATACTAACTTGTCTCCAACTTCTATCTTATCTCCTACTTTAACGTGAGATTCAAAATATTTTCCATTTAAAGACACTGTATCAATCCCAATATGAATTAAAATTTCTTCGCCTGTTTCAGCTTTAATTCCTATCGCATGTTTAGAGTCGGGCATTACCATCACTTCACCTGCAATTGGTGAAATGACTTCGCCGACTGTAGGTTCCACGGCAATCCCTTTACCCATCACTCCTGTAGAAAACACTTGATCATTTACTGCTGATAATTCAACTAGTTTTCCTTCTGCCGGTGACACGACAACACAATCTTCACCATTATCTAAACTATTTGTCACATCAGTTGGTGCTGTTCTAACTTCTTCATCAATGTCTTCAAATCCAAGTACTAATGTTAAAATGAATGGCACTACAATCGCACCGACATAACAAAGAGCTGCCATAATGAAACTACTTGATGCGTTTGGATTTACAAATAATGGTAAGGCGAATAATCCTAACATTCCAGCAATACCGAATGCCTTTACTGAAAAGAACGTTGCGACTCCACCTAGCACAGCACTTGATACCATAGCATA from Vagococcus martis includes these protein-coding regions:
- a CDS encoding glycoside hydrolase family 1 protein; the encoded protein is MSKFPKNFLWGGATAANQLEGAYDRDGKGLSVADLMPGGKDRFEILTSENFNWELDDTRIYPNHRGIEHYDRFKEDIALFGEMGFKCYRFSIAWSRIFPQGDELEPNEAGLKFYDQLIDECLKHGIEPVVTISHYEMPLNLVKKYGGWKNRQLINFYERYAEVVLSRYHTKVKYWMTFNEINSASHVPALSQGLVKSNGAKDYKNVAQAWHNQFVASAKAVQFAHALNPELQVGCMIIYGTTYSMDSNPVNEMATIIENQEFNYYCADVQVRGKYPAYTERFLSSKGVNFSDLEIAEGDLALLETNTVDYIGFSYYMSAVIDVTQDTPETVGGNLMGGVRNPFLKQSDWGWQIDPEGLRIAMNNLYNRYNVPLFIVENGLGAHDKVDENGYVADDYRISYLRDHIEAIGRALEDGVDVMGYTPWGCIDLVSASTGEMSKRYGFIYVDLDDEGNGTLNRSKKKSFDWYKQVIATNGEDLD